DNA sequence from the Streptomyces canus genome:
CGCCGCAAGGAGTTCGTGAACCGTTACGTCGGCCATGTCTCCGTCGACCACACCGACCTGTGGCTCGGCCCCGAGGCGGGGCCGCGCATGGTGACCTACGCCCCCGCGGACGAGGAGTCCCGGCTGCGGCTGGAGAAGCTGCACGCGATCGCGCTGGAACGGGCCCGACAGCGCCCCTGACCGGTTGTCGCCGGTGGGGATGATCGCCCGCAGTGCGGGAACCCGGTCGGTCGGAAGAGAAGACCCCCCACAGGCGAGGCGAGTCATGGCCGAGCAGAAGTCGTCGCAGCAGGTAGCAGAGTCAGGATCACCGTCAACGGCGCAGGGGCTTCCGCAGCCGCTGCGGGCGGCCGCGTCGGTACTCGGGAAGGTGCCCGGGGCCGGGACGGTGGGCCGGGTGGCCGGTGGAGCGCTGGACCGGGTCGGCGCGGTGTCCCCGCGCGGCCGGCGGCTCGCGGTGTACGCCGGGGCCGGGGTGCTCGGCGTCGCGGGCGTCGTCGAGTGGCCCGTCGCGGTCACCGGGGCGGCGGTGGCGTGGCTGACGCAGCCGAGGCCGGGTGAGCGGGAGGAGCACGGCGAGTCGGGGGACGAGAGCCGGCCCACACCCCGGGTCCTGGCGTCGTCACACGGCAGGCCGTCCCACTCGTCGCACGGTTCATCGCCCTCCCCGTCCCTCCGCACACCCTCCGACAAACTCCCTCCGCACGAGACGGCGTCGCCGTCCGACCGGGGCGGACCCGGCGGCGCCACCGCGGGCCGTACCCGATCCGGCGACTGAGGACCACCGATGAACCGAGGACTCACGACGGCCGCCGCGGGCCTCGTCCTGGCCGGCCCGCGCCTGCTGGCCAGGAACACGCCCGCCGCGGTCGGCGCGGCCGCGGGAGCGGTGGCCGGAACGGCCCGGGCCGGCGTACGCACGGCGGACTTCGCGGCCCGGGCGACGAGGGCCGCTCGCGCGGCCCTCCCGGGAGCACCGCAGGACTGGCGAGCGGGCCGACGGGCCCATATGGCGCTGCGCGCGGAGACGGACGCGGACGGACAGCGCGGAGAGCACGGAGAGCACGGGGAACAGCGGTCCGACGCGGAGGCCGGTGCCGGACCCTCCTCTGCACCGCCCCGCTCCACCCGCACCGAACACCGCGCCCGCCGTCTCGTCACCGCCCTCGCCGAGCACCCCGACATCGCTCTGGCCTACTGGGACCAGGGCCTCGGGCGGCTCGTCGTGACCGCGGCGGAGGGAGTGGCCACCGAGCGGGTCGTGGAGCGGGTCTCGGTGCTCGCCGAGCGGTACGGGCTGGTGGCGGCTGGCCAGGATGTCGAGGAGCTCGCCCACCCCGGTGCCCCCGGCTCCATCCGGACCGCAGGCGTGGCGCTCGCCGCCGACGCCGTCGGGGTCGCCGCCGCGTTCGCCGGGTCCGCGCTGCGGCTGCCGGCCTCGCCGCGGCCCGTGACGGCGGTCGTGACGTTGCTGCGGGAGAACCCTCGCTTCAGGGGCTGGCTGCGAGGGCGGCTCGGCGACGCGCGGATGGACGTGGCGCTGGCCGTCGTGAACGCCGCCGTGCACGGCGCCGGGCACAGCCCCACCTCCCTGCTGCTCGACGGAACGCTGCGCACCTGCCAGCTGGCGGAGGCGGTCGTACGGACGGCCACCTTCGAAGCCGTCCACGACGACCTGTGCGTCCCGGACCGGGACAGCGTGCCCGTCGACCTGGCCCTGCGCCCGCCGCCGTGCCCCTCGCCCGCCCAGGAGTACGCGGGCCACGCATCAGCCGGCAGCATCGCCGGTGCCGTCGCCGCGCTGCTCGTCAAACACGATGTGACCGAGGCCGCGGAGGCGGTCCTCGCGGGCTCCCCGAAGGCCGCGCGCTACGGCCCCGCCGCCTTCCACGCCGTACTGAGCGCAACGCTGTCCCGCTCCGGCGTCCTGGTGCGCGACCCGGACCGGCTGCGCCGGCTGGAGACCGTCGGCACCGTCCTCCTGCACCCGAGCGCCCTGCGCACCCCGGGCGCGGGCGCAGACCCCTGGGCGGAGGCCGTGCTGGACGCGGCCCGGCGCGCCGGACTCCGCGTCGTCGTCGTGGACGACCCCGCACTGGCCGACTTCACCGGCCTCGCGGACCAAGTCGTGGACGCCGACCGTCCGTTGAGGGACATCGTCGACCAACTCCGCGACGACGCCGAGGGCGATGACGACGCCGAGGGTGGTGGCGTTCTCACCATCGCCCGCCCCCAGGACGCCGACGTCGTCGCCGGACTCCTCCGCGGTGACGTGGCCGTCTCCCTCACCGACGGCGGCTGCGCGGTCGCCTGGGGTGCCGACGTCCTCGCGACGCACGGACTGCCCGACGTCTGGCGGCTGTTGACGGCCGTGCCGGCGGCCCGCGCGGTCGGCCGCCGCTCCCAGACCCTGGCCCGCTCCGGCGCCGCCCTGTCCGGACTCCTCGTCGCCGTCGGCGAGTCGGGCCGCGGCCGACGCCGTACGGCACTCCCCGGTCTCCGGCACGCACCCGTCGACGCGGCCGCGGCCGCCGCCCTCTTCACCGGCACGCGTGCCGCCCTCCGCGTGGCCGGCGCGAGCCTCCCGCACCCGCGTCCCCGGGTGGCCTGGCACGACCTGGACCCGGACGACGTACGCGACCGGCTGGAACAGGAGGCGCCCCCGGAGCCGACGCTCGTCGAGCAGACGACCGAACGGGTCCGTACCGCCGCCGACACCGTCGTACGACTGCCCGTGCTGGCCCCCGTCAGATGGTCGGCGCAGCTCGCCCGGGCCGTGCGCGGGGAGCTGGACGACCCGCTGACCCCCGTCCTGGCGGTCGGCTCTGCCGCGTCGGCGATCCTCGGGTCCGCGATGGACGCCCTGCTGGTGGTCGGCGCCCTCGACCTGAACGCGCTCGTCGGCGGACTCCAGCGGCTGCGCGCCGAGCGGGCCCTGTCCGGGCTGCTAGCCCAGCAGAAGCAGAAGGCCCGGGTCGCGGAGGAGGACGCGGAACCGCAGGTCGTCGACGCCGCCAAGCTGAGCCCGGGGGACGTCATCGAGCTCACGCTGGACGACGTGGTGCCCGCGGACGCCCGCCTGCTGTGGGAGGACGGCCTGGAGGTCGACGAGTCCGCGCTGACCGGCGAGTCCCTCCCGGTGGACAAGTGCACCGACCCGAGCCCGCGCGCCCCCGTCGCCGAACGGCACTGCATGGTCTTCGAGGGCACGACCGTGGTGGCCGGACGGGCCCGCGCGGTCGTCGTGGACACCGGCGACCGCACCGAGGCCGCCCGCGCCGTCACGCTCGCCGCCCGTACCCCGGCCGCCGCCGGAGTCCAGGCCCGGCTCCAGGAACTCACCCGCAAGGCACTGCCGTTGACGATGGCGGGCGGTGCCGCGGTCACCGGGCTCGCCCTGGTACGCGGCACGCCCCTGCGGCAGGCGGTCAGCGGTGGGGTCGCGGTCGCGGTGGCCGCCGTACCGGAAGGGCTGCCGCTGGTGGCCACGGTCGCGCAGCTGGCGGCGGCCCGCCGGCTCAGCGCGCACGGCGTCCTGGTCCGCGCCCCGCGCACCCTGGAGGCGCTGGGCCGCATGGACACCATCTGCTTCGACAAGACCGGCACGCTCACCGAGAACCGGCTGCGCCTGGTCCGGGTCACCGACGCGGACGGCACGGTCCACACCCTCGACGAGCCCGGCGCCGACGGCCCGCTGCGCATCGCCGCCCGCGCCTGCCCCCGGCTCGACGGCGACTCCGGGCAGCGCCCGGCCCACGCCACCGACGAGGCCGTCCTGGACGCGGCCGCCCCCGACGAGGAGTGGACGCAGCTGGAGGGCCTCCCCTTCGAGGCCGGCCGCGGTTACGCCGCCGCCGTCGGACGCCCGGGCGACGGTTCCCCGGTCCTGGTCCTCAAGGGCGCCCCGGAGACCGTGCTGCCCGCCTGTGCCGACCTGCCGACCGAGGCCTCCGACCGGGCCCAGTCCCTGGCCCGGGACGGCCTGCGCGTCCTGGCGGTGGCCCGGCGTCCGCTCGACGGCGACGAGAAGGCTGTACCCGAAGAGCCTTTGCGCGACCTGGAGTTCGTGGGCCTGCTGGCCCTCGCCGACGTCGCCCGGGAGACCTCCCCGGACCTGGTCCGCGGACTGCGCGAGGCGGGCGTACGGCCTGTCGTGCTGACCGGTGACCACCCGCAGACCGCCCACGCCATCGCCACCGACCTCGGCTGGCCCGAGGACGCCACGATCGTCACCGGCGACGAGCTGGCCGCCGCCGACCGCTCGGCCCGCTCCCGGATGCTGCGCGACGCCGATGTCGTGGCCCGGGTCGCGCCCGAGCAGAAACTCCAGGTCGTCGAGGCGCTCAGAGACGCGGGCCGGGTCGTCGGCATGGTCGGCGACGGCGCCAACGACGCGGCCGCCATCCGCGCCGCCGACATCGGCGTCGGCATCAGCGCCCGCGGCTCGGCCGCCGCCCGCAACGCTGCCGACCTCGTCCTGACCGGCGACGACCTCACCGTCCTCGTCGAGGCCGTCCGGGAGGGCCGTGCCCTGTGGCACAGCGTCGCCGACGCCATCGCCATCCTGATCGGCGGCAACGCGGGCGAGGTGGGCTTCGGCATCCTCGGCACGCTCCTGTCGGGCTCCGCGCCCCTGTCCACCCGCCAGATGCTCCTGGTGAACCTCTTCACCGACCTGTTCCCGGCGATGGCGGTGGCGGTGACGCCGACGGAGAAACCCACGGAAGACGAGCCCTCGGTCGACACGATCCTGGGCGCCGCGCTGACCCGACAGATCCGCGACCGCGCGATCACCACCTGCCTGGGCGCCACCGTGGCCTGGCTGATCGGCCGCTTCACCCCGGGCACGGCCCGCCGCTCGACGACGATGGCACTGTGCGCGGTGGTGGGCACGCAGCTGGCCCAGACCCTGGCGGACCGCCGGGAGAGCCCCTTGGTCCGCTTCACGTCCCTGGGCTCGGCGGTGGCGTTGTTCGCCGTGGTGGAAATCCCGGGCGTGAGCCAGCTCTTCGGCTGTACGCCGCTGGGGCCGCTGGCGTGGGCGGGGGTGGCGGCGGCGATCGTGCTGGCGCTGGCGGGGCAGAGGTTTGTACCTGCACTGGAGCGAACGGTACTGAATCGACTGAGCTGACGTGATCCACCGAGGGGCGCGGGGCTGTATCGATGTGCGGCTACCGCCGCGTGGGCGCGACAAGCCCCCACCGACCCGCGGCCGCCGAACTACGCGCTGACCGTTCCTAATCAGTGAGCAGGAGTGAGTCTTGGACCCATATCTGGTCACTGCGGATATCCCGAACGGTGTTGGATGTCCTGGTCGCCCGCTTTCGCTCCGTGTCCGGTGACACGGATCGTGTCCGTGGTCCGGGGATACGGGGGCGGGTTTCCTCGCGCCGCCGGGTGTCCGGTCGGGCCTGGACGGTCCGATGCCCCGCACCATCACTCTGGTGGGGCGGGGGCGGTGTCGTCCGTCGCCTGATCGGGTGTCCGAGGGCGCGTCGCCCGACCGCGATGCTTGCCGCATCGTGCCGGGAAATCTTGCGGGTTGTCGTGGTGAGCGGCTGCTGCCAGTGCTGGGCGCCCCAGCGGGAGGTGTAGGCCGGGTCGACCGCCACGATCGCGAAGTTCTGTTCGGCGGCCATCGAGACGAGGCGGGCTTTGAGCTTCGCGGTGGGGAAGCGGGAGATGAGGCGGCGGAAGCGTTTGTTGCGGCCGTGCTTCTCGCGGCTGGTGCCGTCGGTGAAGTCGAGGTCCTCGATGGCGATTGCGGCGGCCCCGCAGCGGCGGGCATGGTGTAGGAGCCTGGTCAGCGTGTGCCGGATCTGCGCGTCCCGATGCTCCGCAGTGCCGGTGAGGTCGTAGAAGAAGCGCTGCGGCTCGCCGACCGGGTTGCCGTGCACATCCAACTGCCAGGCGGCGAGGTGGTCGTCGTTCATGTCCACCCCCACCACCCCCCGCGCCAGCGCCGCCTGAAGCGGCAGCACCGGAGCGGCGGCGCGCTGCCAGGATGCGGTGACATACCAGCGGCCGCGCACCACATCGTGGTGGATGCGGTAGGCCACCGCCCGGTTGACGGCGATCCGATCACGCCACTCCTGCCCCCGATGCCGGAACCGTACGGTGGCGTCGAGGACGTAGCGGCCATGTGGCGCGTTCGCCAGGTGAGCCAGCGGGGCTGGGAGCTTGAGGGAGACCTGTCCGGTGTCGGTGACGCGGATCGTTTCGTTGCCGAAGCGTTTGCCGGATTCCCCGTCGGCGGCCAGGAACATCCGCTGCGCCTGCCAGCGCTTCCGCCACGCCTGCTCGTCCAGTCCGGCCGCCGCAAGGTGGTGGCGGGTGTTCGCGAGGCGTTTGCCACCACGCACCACACGCACTCGGCCCGCCGCCCAGTCAGCCTCCACCACCGCCAGCCGGTCCTTCAGGGTCTGCAGGCGGCGGGACTTGGCATGCCACTCGCCCCGCGAGGCATACCCGCGCACCAGCCCCGCGCGCTTGTCGGCCTTGGCCCCCAAGGGCCGGGCCAGCCGCGCCTCGATGGAGGCGATCTGCCCCCGCAGCCAGGCCATGTGGGCGGCCTGCCCGCGCCGGGCCAGCGCCCACTGGTCATGGCTGGCCTTGGTGATACTGCCCGCCCACCGCGCCGACGATCTCCCCGTCAGCTCCCGCTTGCGCACCGCCCACCCCGCGGCATCATGTGCCAGCCCCTGCCGGGACCGCTCCGCGAGATCACCCGCGGCCAGCGAACCCAAGTAGACGCCGAC
Encoded proteins:
- a CDS encoding transposase, whose translation is MGALREVAASFVVPGPAGVAIRDRLRVSDADAAVLTEVGVYLGSLAAGDLAERSRQGLAHDAAGWAVRKRELTGRSSARWAGSITKASHDQWALARRGQAAHMAWLRGQIASIEARLARPLGAKADKRAGLVRGYASRGEWHAKSRRLQTLKDRLAVVEADWAAGRVRVVRGGKRLANTRHHLAAAGLDEQAWRKRWQAQRMFLAADGESGKRFGNETIRVTDTGQVSLKLPAPLAHLANAPHGRYVLDATVRFRHRGQEWRDRIAVNRAVAYRIHHDVVRGRWYVTASWQRAAAPVLPLQAALARGVVGVDMNDDHLAAWQLDVHGNPVGEPQRFFYDLTGTAEHRDAQIRHTLTRLLHHARRCGAAAIAIEDLDFTDGTSREKHGRNKRFRRLISRFPTAKLKARLVSMAAEQNFAIVAVDPAYTSRWGAQHWQQPLTTTTRKISRHDAASIAVGRRALGHPIRRRTTPPPPHQSDGAGHRTVQARPDTRRREETRPRIPGPRTRSVSPDTERKRATRTSNTVRDIRSDQIWVQDSLLLTD
- a CDS encoding cation-translocating P-type ATPase produces the protein MNRGLTTAAAGLVLAGPRLLARNTPAAVGAAAGAVAGTARAGVRTADFAARATRAARAALPGAPQDWRAGRRAHMALRAETDADGQRGEHGEHGEQRSDAEAGAGPSSAPPRSTRTEHRARRLVTALAEHPDIALAYWDQGLGRLVVTAAEGVATERVVERVSVLAERYGLVAAGQDVEELAHPGAPGSIRTAGVALAADAVGVAAAFAGSALRLPASPRPVTAVVTLLRENPRFRGWLRGRLGDARMDVALAVVNAAVHGAGHSPTSLLLDGTLRTCQLAEAVVRTATFEAVHDDLCVPDRDSVPVDLALRPPPCPSPAQEYAGHASAGSIAGAVAALLVKHDVTEAAEAVLAGSPKAARYGPAAFHAVLSATLSRSGVLVRDPDRLRRLETVGTVLLHPSALRTPGAGADPWAEAVLDAARRAGLRVVVVDDPALADFTGLADQVVDADRPLRDIVDQLRDDAEGDDDAEGGGVLTIARPQDADVVAGLLRGDVAVSLTDGGCAVAWGADVLATHGLPDVWRLLTAVPAARAVGRRSQTLARSGAALSGLLVAVGESGRGRRRTALPGLRHAPVDAAAAAALFTGTRAALRVAGASLPHPRPRVAWHDLDPDDVRDRLEQEAPPEPTLVEQTTERVRTAADTVVRLPVLAPVRWSAQLARAVRGELDDPLTPVLAVGSAASAILGSAMDALLVVGALDLNALVGGLQRLRAERALSGLLAQQKQKARVAEEDAEPQVVDAAKLSPGDVIELTLDDVVPADARLLWEDGLEVDESALTGESLPVDKCTDPSPRAPVAERHCMVFEGTTVVAGRARAVVVDTGDRTEAARAVTLAARTPAAAGVQARLQELTRKALPLTMAGGAAVTGLALVRGTPLRQAVSGGVAVAVAAVPEGLPLVATVAQLAAARRLSAHGVLVRAPRTLEALGRMDTICFDKTGTLTENRLRLVRVTDADGTVHTLDEPGADGPLRIAARACPRLDGDSGQRPAHATDEAVLDAAAPDEEWTQLEGLPFEAGRGYAAAVGRPGDGSPVLVLKGAPETVLPACADLPTEASDRAQSLARDGLRVLAVARRPLDGDEKAVPEEPLRDLEFVGLLALADVARETSPDLVRGLREAGVRPVVLTGDHPQTAHAIATDLGWPEDATIVTGDELAAADRSARSRMLRDADVVARVAPEQKLQVVEALRDAGRVVGMVGDGANDAAAIRAADIGVGISARGSAAARNAADLVLTGDDLTVLVEAVREGRALWHSVADAIAILIGGNAGEVGFGILGTLLSGSAPLSTRQMLLVNLFTDLFPAMAVAVTPTEKPTEDEPSVDTILGAALTRQIRDRAITTCLGATVAWLIGRFTPGTARRSTTMALCAVVGTQLAQTLADRRESPLVRFTSLGSAVALFAVVEIPGVSQLFGCTPLGPLAWAGVAAAIVLALAGQRFVPALERTVLNRLS